TTGTACGAggtctttaaaagaaaatgcacttcTTAAGTTCCTATAGcaatacatcaataatatttATCATTTGAGTGATTTACACTACAGATCTTGTTATTTTTATATCGAAATGTTCTCAATATCTTGTTCTTTATCATGCTTTTAGGTGCGCTTCCCTCTTCCTGGTATAGTTGCTGTTGTGTCACGTGTAAAGGTATGTTTGACAGTTGGACAGGCCTACCTGGTTGGGGTCGCAGGCCTTAAAGACGTGACAGGACATCTCGGACTCTGGGTTGTCGGGCTGGCCTCGCAGGAGATAGGCAAAATAGGTGAGGTCATTGCTGTTGTGAATGAAGCGAGAGAtgagctgtgctttgtgttcaaatataaagactgaagaGTTGTTGCTGTTGGACGGGACACATCGGATGAAGGAGAGGTTGAGGACCAGCTGGACCTCTCTCGGCTGCACCACGGGGCCGCAGTCGCCTTTCTCACATTTCCTGCGGATCTCCGCCACCAGCCACGGCAGCATGGGCAGGGTGGTCCGCCTGTCGAGCGAGGACCATCCGATGTAAGTCAGGGCGAACCTCCTGTCCGACTTCGGAGGACTGTTCTCCCTCTCATCCTGACTCTCCATGTCGACCCAGCAGACTTTCAGCCGAAGCTCGTTGACAGCGATGTGGGACTAAAGACTACTTTCAAAAATGATGTCGATGTAGCCAACCATTCCCTGCAACCAAGACCAGGCGTAGTTGTAGTTAGTTTGCAACACTTTCCATGTCCACATCCACAGTGAAAGTTCATACAACGAAGCGATTTGCTACATGCACAACATGTGCTCGTGCTGTCGATCAGTTGCAACACTTCATGTTATCAAAACCTCTCCGATGGACAGTTTTCCTTCTAGTATTTCAAGTAAATTCACTTATATGGTCATGCATGTGTAGCTTGCTTCCCTGCTCTGGTCCTCCACTGTTTGCATGGGCAGTGACTCAAAAGCCAAACAGTCCTGTACTGTACTGTCCCAACCAAGGTTGCTTGCTAAAACGTGGCTTTGGATGGCTCCTGTGTAAACACAAGTCGCCCGGAGAAATCGGATTTCTTTGACGCGCTAAACGTTACTCCAAAGCGCATAACAGGGCGGCGCATTAATACAGTCCCAACCCTGGTATCCTATTAGCTTAGCCGGCGCGGTCGCATTTTTTTGTAAAAGACATACATTTATGCTTGTTTATCGCCTTTAATGCAGTCTCTCGACAGTGATCCTTTCTTCCACAACGCCTTGGAGGCGGAGCGGCTGTACGCGTCTACGATCCGCCCATCCCACCCCATGTGCTGGAGGAGTGGGCAGGGCAGAGCCGAGCGTGTGAAACGTGACAGGACCAAGCTCCACCTTTCTCTACAGTTCATAATAACTGGAAAGCTCTTTTATGGTAATTTTTGCCATCACCTTGTAAAATGTGCACCGCTTGTGAAAACCAGACTTGGCCAAACACTATGTTGGCAGCACAACTTCACTAAGGCACTTCATCACTAACTGTTTACAAGCATGCTGTGGTGATTCATAGTCTTGGAAAGCTGAATCACATCTGATATGCTTTAGAGGAGTTCCCATCCACCCAATGCCACAATTCCAAGCACTCAGTCCATCCCCAAAATAGTATccgtgccatatatatataacctcaTCACTGAGGCCGGAGCATTAGAGCTCTGCAGCCAACTGAACCAACTCTACTGGTGAAGAATATGTGTTCACATATAACTGTAGACTTTTATATTAAAGGGCAGGCTATCAAATAGACCCTAACCCCCATTTGATTAAATCATATGGTTGGATTTGTGTTCTTTATATGTTGACATTGCATTGAATTAACTGGTTACAATGCATTGCAGGGGAAATGGCCATTCATTTGTAATAAGTTACAATAAGGTACAAACTATTTTTCAACAGGGAACAAATGAGGAACTAACTGAAAGAGTAAATCTTAATCAAATGATATAGCAGCTAATGATTCATTAATTGAGAAACGTTTGAGGAACAAATCAGGGGCGGCATCATAATTGATGAATCGTTTACAGTCCTGCAGTCCTACTTCACAGCATTCAATTGATTTAGTGTATAATTGCTTTACATTGAATTTGATCTGAGCTGTGAAGTCGGCATCAAATAACCATACAATGAAGGTTTACATTTAAGAATTGTTTATTGCATCATTGTTGTATGGCATCAAAGTGAGGACGGACCAAAGTAGAAAAACCACACATGAGCCATTTCAGCATTAccagggaaaaaaacacaaacagcaaaagtacattttcataatttagacgtaaacaaaaaaaaaaagcacaaggaCTGTAAAAACTTCATTTGGACCAGTTCACAAACTTTTCAAACTAAAACGTGTACTGCAAAGTCTATGTGAAATTCTAGCCACAAAATGAAACTATAAAGTATACAGGATGTTGTACAGTTGGCCAATCAATCTCTTACCTTAGATACAAAATACAGCAACATAAGCAAAGGTTGCGTTCActgtggaaatgtattttcattctgTGGTAAACAAAAAGACCAGAAGGGAACCGAAGTTTAGTGCAAACTGTTATTAATCTAAACCATATGTTTGTTGGTTTAGATATATAGGACGCACAATATTCAAATAGTTTGTTAGTCAGGGTTTTGCCGTGTAGATATGCACTGtcgccagtttattaggtacacctagtTCAAACTAATACATGCAACAGTCCTGTAAGTAAATCCttccttcatgaaggttataatataaagtttttgtttaaattgttttagAGGGTGTAGATTCAAACCAGTAAACATTTTGGAGGATGTAGTTTGATGTGCTGTTAGTTGAACCGTATTGCATTATGGGTGTCtccattattttgtccacctcATTTATATCACTGATCATTTTAGCTGCGTGTACGTAATAAATAGGCAACTGAGTGTACAGTACAAGTATATACTTTAAACATTTCTAACAGCTGGAGGTCCTAAAGGTAAATCATTTAGGAGCTTATGCAATCTGTGGAAACATGGAAGTGCAAAGCAGACAAAGTAATTGGTATCCACAGTTTGAAACAGCCAGAAGACCTGTGTGTCTACTGCTGTGCCAAGCTGTTCTCCCGCTGGTTACGTGTAAACTGGGGGTGTCATTTCCACAAGCGTCCATCACACAGTCTCCATAACAGCTGCCATCTCCTTGAACTGCTTGTGAAAGTTCTGCAAGTTcaggacaaaaataaataaatcaatcacaCAATCAAGCCGGTTACTAAATGACATCAACAACACTACATTTTATAGCAATCAATACACACTTGGAACTGTGGAATGGTCATCTCAAGAGATCTCTGACAAATCTGTCCAGAGGGCTCAACAATCTTCAGCCGCAGAGACACATATGGGGAGTTGAGAGATCGGCAGGTGTCTGAGCTCACTGCCATGCCAAGCTTCCACTGCATGTCTACTAACTAGAGAGATGCAGCAAGAACAACAATGTCTCATAAGTCTTGAATGTAGACAAAGTCTGTGTTCGGGTAATCAGATATATTTTCTGAAAATGAGATTTGGACATACCTGACCGATGCTGAGCATGGCCTGGACCTCCTGCTGAGCATGGACTAATGCACCGTGTTCACTCCACAACCGGTGCAACACCTGGAGGGAAGCTTTGGGCCACTTGTTACTGCCTTCTTCCAGCCTCGACACAAGGTCATCCCCAGAGAGGTTACTCTTCCCAGCTGACCTGACGATATAAATGTTAACCATCACACCTTACAGTACAATAAAGGGCATCTTGAAGTATGATTTTGCCAGATGCATAACCCAGGATAAAAGCTGTTAAAGCGCCGTTACACAATTGGAGTCAATGCTATAGCGTGTTCTTATCTAGAGGATTGGGAATCAATATGCAAATACATCGAACTGGACAAACATGTAACAACATGATGGGCTAATCATTAACATAATAAGGAAAGATGGGCTACAAAGGAGAAGACACTTTCACCAGTTACCACATTTTAACAACAACATTCAGAGGCAAAACTAATAATAAGAAGACATAATATACCTGAATGTTAACAAGAGAAATCTGACAATGTTCTGCAGAGCTTCATGGTCACATCTGACTCCAGCTTTCTGAAATCCCTgccgagaaaaaaaaaaaaaaaaacaagtaatgAAAGAGGAACTTGGGAAGATGGGTTACTAtaagttaaaaaaatatttttgaaggAAATATTGACTCACATCAGAAATTAAAGCTGAGTCTACTCCTCTAGTTTGCCCTTGGAGATACGTCAGAATATGGCCACACTGCAGATTATAAGATTGGTTATCAGAACTACAGCGCAACCTCAAATGCAAAAACACCACATCCTGTTCGACTTGTGCAGAGTATGGCTGCTATTAGCGCTACAATCAACACTACTATATTGTATTTAACATCCCATTGTTAATCCCATTGCTCCACTACAACATCATGCTGTTGCAAATCTTATAAAATGAGGACTGCATGGTGATACATAAAACTAGAGATAAATTATACTCACTGCTTCAGccaacagatctggagaaagCTTACAGATGCTGTCCACAACTTTGTTGACACCTGAAGCACAGAAGTGACGTCACAGTGTCAGATGACTATGTTAATCATGGTAGCTCTGTGCAAACAACTTTAACTGCAAAACCATTTCTgatcaaattatttatttatttatgatataaCTGATACAAAATATGTGTAATGTATCAGTCTAATGTCTTCTTTGATCTGAAGAAATCTTTGCTTTATTCAGGGTACAGACAAAATATAATGTCTGTATAAAATAtagttgtaataataataataataataataataataatatgaaagaaaaaaagtgtatAAATTAGAAATAAAGTAATTAATCCTATTTcaagaaatattttttaaaatattaatacttAACTTTTTT
This portion of the Cottoperca gobio chromosome 21, fCotGob3.1, whole genome shotgun sequence genome encodes:
- the commd6 gene encoding COMM domain-containing protein 6, with the protein product MPAADESLGVNKVVDSICKLSPDLLAEACGHILTYLQGQTRGVDSALISDGFQKAGVRCDHEALQNIVRFLLLTFRSAGKSNLSGDDLVSRLEEGSNKWPKASLQVLHRLWSEHGALVHAQQEVQAMLSIGQLVDMQWKLGMAVSSDTCRSLNSPYVSLRLKIVEPSGQICQRSLEMTIPQFQNFHKQFKEMAAVMETV